One genomic segment of Thermodesulfobacterium sp. TA1 includes these proteins:
- a CDS encoding 4Fe-4S dicluster domain-containing protein: MKYKIKHYSEKCSGCGECVKACAESHGGLSNCAIYEVEGKFYYFSCLQCKRPQCASVCPVGAIEKDGDVVKLYPEICIGCRNCEEACPFGVPKYNKKTGRINKCDLCVERVASGFLPYCVEACPNQALKLIKETPKSKEEKE, from the coding sequence ATGAAGTATAAAATAAAGCATTATTCTGAAAAGTGTTCTGGTTGTGGGGAGTGTGTTAAGGCTTGTGCAGAAAGCCATGGAGGTTTAAGCAATTGTGCCATTTATGAGGTTGAGGGTAAGTTTTATTACTTTTCTTGTCTGCAGTGTAAAAGGCCTCAATGTGCGTCGGTATGCCCTGTAGGTGCTATAGAGAAAGATGGTGATGTGGTTAAGCTTTATCCAGAGATATGTATAGGCTGTAGAAATTGTGAGGAAGCCTGTCCTTTTGGTGTGCCTAAATATAACAAAAAAACAGGTAGGATAAATAAATGTGACCTCTGTGTAGAAAGAGTAGCTTCAGGATTTTTACCTTATTGTGTAGAGGCTTGCCCTAACCAAGCTTTAAAATTGATAAAAGAAACCCCTAAGTCTAAGGAGGAAAAGGAATAG
- a CDS encoding NADH-quinone oxidoreductase subunit A has protein sequence MSGYQGIFLFGFLLFILGALLVILNNFLALRRYNSDKFKPYECGIDVSWDARIPLKIKFYLIAVIFLVFDVELVFLYPWAVVFEDLGWFGFVEVVVFVFLLLVAYVYAWREGALKWE, from the coding sequence ATGAGCGGATACCAGGGGATTTTTCTGTTTGGATTTTTACTTTTTATTCTTGGAGCTCTATTGGTTATTCTTAATAATTTTTTAGCGTTAAGAAGGTATAATTCAGACAAGTTTAAACCTTACGAATGTGGAATAGACGTTTCTTGGGATGCAAGGATACCGCTTAAGATAAAGTTTTATTTAATAGCGGTTATCTTTTTAGTTTTTGATGTAGAATTGGTTTTCCTTTATCCTTGGGCGGTGGTTTTTGAAGACCTTGGGTGGTTTGGTTTTGTTGAGGTGGTAGTTTTTGTGTTTTTATTGTTGGTAGCTTATGTTTATGCTTGGAGAGAAGGAGCCTTGAAATGGGAGTAG
- a CDS encoding NADH-quinone oxidoreductase subunit B, which produces MGVEKYTVEIAPGVRQVPGAPVVVTTLDKVINWARAGSLWPLTFGLACCAIEMMATGASHYDLDRYGIIFRATPRQADLLIVAGTVTKKMAPIVKRVYDQMPEPKYVIAMGSCACSGGVFQTYAVAQGVDQFLPVDIYLPGCPPRPEALIYALLKLQEKIKKETKKWGYWR; this is translated from the coding sequence ATGGGAGTAGAAAAGTATACCGTAGAGATAGCCCCTGGGGTTAGGCAGGTTCCTGGTGCTCCGGTGGTGGTTACTACCTTAGACAAGGTGATAAACTGGGCTAGGGCTGGTTCATTGTGGCCCCTTACCTTTGGGCTTGCCTGTTGTGCGATAGAGATGATGGCAACCGGTGCGAGCCACTATGACCTTGACCGTTATGGTATCATTTTTAGGGCCACCCCTCGTCAAGCAGACCTTTTGATAGTTGCAGGTACGGTAACCAAAAAAATGGCACCTATCGTAAAAAGGGTTTATGATCAGATGCCAGAGCCTAAATATGTTATAGCTATGGGTAGTTGTGCCTGTTCTGGGGGTGTTTTCCAAACCTATGCGGTAGCCCAAGGGGTAGACCAGTTTTTACCGGTAGACATCTATTTACCTGGTTGTCCACCTCGCCCTGAGGCTTTGATTTATGCTTTATTAAAATTGCAAGAAAAGATTAAGAAAGAGACTAAAAAATGGGGTTATTGGAGATAG
- a CDS encoding NADH-quinone oxidoreductase subunit C → MHIYEELKAKFPEVVLEGFYGIDCEVIICRREGFLDLLTWLKNEKGFIHLIDLCGVDYLGYKSKNFEERFEVVYHVYNLEEKKLLRLKVRVPEEDLWQYSITSLWKEANWFERECFDMFGIVFKGHPDLRRVLMPEDWEGYPLRKDYPLFPEEEEWEPYKNLVEKHKRRG, encoded by the coding sequence ATGCACATTTATGAGGAATTGAAGGCTAAGTTTCCAGAAGTAGTGTTAGAGGGGTTTTACGGGATAGATTGTGAAGTAATCATATGTAGAAGAGAGGGATTTTTAGACCTTTTAACCTGGCTTAAAAACGAAAAAGGTTTTATCCATCTGATAGACCTTTGCGGGGTTGATTACTTAGGATATAAATCTAAAAATTTTGAGGAAAGGTTTGAGGTGGTTTATCATGTGTATAACCTTGAAGAAAAGAAACTCTTAAGGTTAAAAGTGAGGGTCCCAGAAGAGGACCTTTGGCAATACTCTATAACCTCACTTTGGAAGGAGGCTAACTGGTTTGAAAGGGAGTGTTTTGATATGTTTGGTATTGTGTTTAAAGGACATCCAGATTTAAGAAGGGTGCTTATGCCTGAAGACTGGGAAGGATATCCTTTAAGGAAAGACTATCCTCTTTTCCCTGAAGAAGAGGAATGGGAACCTTATAAAAATTTAGTAGAGAAACATAAGAGGAGAGGCTAA
- the nuoD gene encoding NADH dehydrogenase (quinone) subunit D has translation MSLILEVNKKQKGKDGWEEPFYLNMGPQHPSTHGVLRLFLELEGEAIVDCDPIIGYLHRGIEKLAENLNYNQTIVLSDRLDYISSAANNVAFALAFEKLMGLEVPRRARLIRTIVSEMARICSHLLWLATHALDIGAMTVFLYCFRDREWLLNIYERICGARLTHTYIRVGGVRRDFDEEVVKELSRFVEEFPKRISDYETLIDTNRIWLKRTRDIAVVSPEEAFNLGLTGPCLRGSGVAYDVRKFRPYDAYAEVEFEVPVGQKGDTYDRYKVRMLELRQSNWIIKQCLEKLPETEGEPVLAEGSPDLLMPEKLREVFPQPHPKLGVMFKSKEKEIAPLGEAFASIESPKGELSVYVISDGSSKPWRLRIRTPSFVHIAAIPHLTKGHMIADLVAIIGTLDIVLGDSDR, from the coding sequence ATGTCTTTAATATTAGAGGTTAACAAAAAACAAAAGGGAAAAGACGGTTGGGAAGAGCCTTTTTACCTTAACATGGGGCCTCAACATCCTTCTACCCACGGAGTTTTGCGCCTTTTTCTTGAATTAGAGGGAGAAGCGATAGTTGACTGTGATCCTATTATTGGGTATCTCCATCGTGGTATAGAAAAACTGGCAGAAAATCTTAATTACAATCAAACCATCGTGTTAAGCGATAGATTAGACTACATTTCTTCTGCTGCTAACAACGTAGCCTTTGCTCTTGCTTTTGAAAAGCTTATGGGGCTTGAGGTGCCAAGAAGAGCAAGACTTATAAGAACGATCGTTTCTGAGATGGCAAGGATATGTAGCCATTTGCTTTGGTTGGCAACCCATGCCCTTGATATAGGGGCGATGACCGTTTTTCTCTATTGTTTTAGAGATAGAGAATGGTTGTTAAACATTTATGAGAGGATTTGTGGGGCAAGGCTTACCCATACCTATATAAGGGTGGGTGGGGTAAGAAGAGACTTTGATGAAGAGGTGGTTAAAGAGCTTTCTCGGTTTGTAGAGGAATTTCCTAAGAGGATTTCAGATTATGAAACCCTGATAGACACAAACCGTATTTGGCTTAAACGAACCAGAGATATAGCGGTAGTTTCTCCAGAAGAGGCTTTTAATTTGGGGCTTACCGGTCCTTGTTTAAGAGGTTCTGGGGTAGCTTATGATGTAAGAAAATTTAGGCCTTATGATGCTTATGCTGAGGTTGAGTTTGAGGTTCCTGTGGGGCAAAAAGGAGATACCTATGACCGCTATAAAGTGAGGATGTTAGAGCTTCGTCAGTCTAACTGGATTATTAAACAATGTTTGGAAAAACTTCCTGAAACCGAAGGTGAACCGGTATTAGCCGAAGGATCACCAGACCTTCTTATGCCAGAGAAACTTAGGGAGGTTTTTCCCCAACCTCATCCTAAGCTTGGGGTTATGTTTAAGTCTAAAGAAAAAGAAATAGCGCCTTTAGGTGAGGCTTTTGCTTCTATAGAATCCCCAAAAGGAGAGCTTTCTGTCTATGTAATTAGCGATGGTTCCAGTAAACCCTGGAGATTAAGAATTAGAACCCCCTCTTTTGTGCATATTGCTGCTATTCCTCATCTGACCAAAGGACATATGATAGCTGATTTAGTGGCCATAATAGGGACGCTTGACATAGTTTTAGGGGATTCTGACAGGTAA
- the nuoH gene encoding NADH-quinone oxidoreductase subunit NuoH → MEDLWTNLFWFLVGTIILLIVSLLHVAYLTYAERKIIARMQQRLGPNRVGPRGLLQPIADMLKLLTKEDLIPSQVDKPIFYVAPFISLVCAGTGMALVPLWENFVISNINVGILFILALSSLSAYGVILSGWASNSRYAFLGGLRASAQVISYEIAMSLALLSVVLMAGSLNLGDIVRAQINSPFKVYLIPQLIGFFVFIVSAVAECNRTPFDLPEAETELVAGYFVEYSGMRFALFYLAEYFGMVVMSALAVTCFLGGWAGPFEVPYIPFFWFVVKLYALLFFYIWIRATLPRYRYDQLMDLGWKVLIPLGLANLFLTALIKLVF, encoded by the coding sequence ATGGAAGACCTTTGGACTAATCTTTTTTGGTTTTTGGTAGGTACGATCATCTTACTGATAGTAAGCCTTTTACATGTAGCTTATCTGACTTATGCGGAAAGAAAGATAATCGCCAGGATGCAACAGAGACTTGGCCCCAACAGGGTAGGCCCAAGAGGGCTTCTCCAACCTATAGCCGATATGTTAAAGCTTCTTACCAAAGAAGACCTTATACCTTCTCAGGTAGATAAACCGATTTTTTATGTGGCTCCTTTTATTTCTTTGGTTTGTGCAGGTACGGGAATGGCTTTGGTTCCTTTGTGGGAAAACTTTGTTATAAGCAACATCAACGTAGGTATTTTATTCATTTTAGCCTTAAGTTCTTTAAGCGCATACGGGGTTATCCTTTCAGGATGGGCTTCTAACTCAAGGTATGCCTTTTTAGGAGGGCTTAGGGCAAGTGCTCAGGTAATCAGCTATGAGATAGCGATGAGCCTTGCACTTTTAAGCGTGGTTTTGATGGCTGGATCCCTTAACTTAGGAGATATTGTTAGAGCTCAGATAAATTCTCCTTTTAAGGTTTATCTTATTCCTCAGTTGATAGGTTTTTTTGTTTTTATCGTTTCAGCTGTGGCTGAATGTAACCGCACTCCCTTTGACCTTCCTGAGGCTGAGACAGAGCTTGTGGCAGGATATTTTGTAGAATACTCAGGGATGAGATTTGCTCTTTTCTATCTGGCAGAATATTTTGGAATGGTTGTGATGAGTGCCCTTGCGGTAACCTGTTTCTTAGGAGGATGGGCAGGTCCTTTTGAGGTTCCCTATATACCTTTTTTCTGGTTTGTGGTAAAGCTTTATGCCTTGCTTTTCTTTTACATTTGGATAAGGGCTACCCTTCCCAGATACCGTTACGACCAGCTTATGGACCTTGGCTGGAAGGTGCTCATTCCTTTAGGTTTGGCAAATCTTTTTTTAACCGCTTTGATAAAACTGGTTTTTTAG
- a CDS encoding NADH-quinone oxidoreductase subunit I produces MGKLIEKIFLIEILKGLALTLKKLLFAKPVTIECYDKVVPQPYLGFRGRHALVRNELTQSPICIACHRCERVCPSKCIYIKTIEVEENGKKRKKLAQYAIDASKCVYCAYCVEVCPVNALVLTEFYQYVGESREDLYFDQEKLLKNWDEFIAKTDRPYFNPFWRPKGIPDEFFPVVKRKFKGV; encoded by the coding sequence GTGGGCAAACTGATTGAAAAAATTTTCTTGATAGAAATTTTAAAAGGCTTAGCTTTAACCCTAAAAAAGCTCTTGTTTGCCAAACCGGTTACCATAGAATGTTATGATAAGGTGGTCCCTCAACCTTATTTAGGTTTTAGGGGAAGACACGCTTTGGTAAGGAATGAATTAACCCAAAGTCCTATTTGTATTGCCTGTCATAGATGTGAAAGGGTTTGTCCTTCTAAGTGCATCTATATTAAAACTATAGAGGTAGAAGAAAACGGTAAAAAAAGAAAAAAATTGGCTCAGTATGCCATAGACGCCTCTAAATGCGTATATTGTGCCTATTGTGTAGAGGTTTGTCCTGTGAATGCTTTGGTGCTTACTGAGTTTTATCAGTATGTAGGAGAAAGTAGAGAAGATCTTTATTTTGACCAAGAAAAGCTACTTAAAAACTGGGATGAGTTTATCGCTAAAACCGATAGGCCTTATTTTAATCCCTTCTGGAGGCCTAAAGGTATTCCAGATGAGTTCTTCCCAGTAGTAAAAAGAAAGTTTAAAGGGGTTTAA
- a CDS encoding NADH-quinone oxidoreductase subunit J — MGLGIDLDMILFGYLALVMVVSSGLAVLSKNPVYTILLVLVMVVHQAFLLLTLGSEFLMAVQLIVYAGAVLVLFLFIVYLINLKKETKQSIFIRRFSLCCLVFLVFAGFMIANLYLIYGAQKFKQGALPFNPLEKDNLWWIAHYLFNYYLLPFEIIGVILLVAVLGAVFLVRKVKTTEEA, encoded by the coding sequence ATGGGGTTAGGAATAGATTTAGATATGATTCTTTTTGGTTATTTAGCTTTAGTGATGGTAGTTTCAAGTGGGCTTGCAGTTCTGTCTAAAAATCCGGTTTACACCATACTTTTAGTATTAGTGATGGTGGTTCATCAAGCCTTTTTGTTATTGACCCTTGGGTCAGAGTTTTTGATGGCTGTGCAGTTGATCGTGTATGCAGGGGCGGTGTTGGTGCTGTTTTTGTTTATAGTCTATTTGATAAACTTAAAAAAAGAGACCAAACAAAGCATATTTATTAGACGGTTTAGTCTTTGTTGTTTGGTTTTTTTGGTGTTTGCAGGTTTTATGATAGCTAATCTATATTTAATCTACGGAGCTCAGAAGTTTAAACAGGGGGCCTTACCTTTTAATCCTTTAGAAAAGGACAATCTTTGGTGGATAGCCCATTACCTTTTTAACTACTATCTTTTACCTTTTGAAATCATCGGGGTGATACTGTTGGTAGCGGTGTTAGGAGCGGTTTTTTTGGTAAGAAAAGTTAAAACTACAGAGGAGGCTTAG
- the nuoK gene encoding NADH-quinone oxidoreductase subunit NuoK produces MLTFEAYLVLSLILFLIGLFGFLMRKNIIVVLVSVEIMLNALIILFAALSHFNKDITGYVMVFFIIAMAAAEAAIGLTLVVLIYKKLKTIYTDEINHYKG; encoded by the coding sequence ATGTTAACCTTTGAGGCATATTTGGTCCTTTCTTTGATTTTGTTTTTGATAGGCCTTTTTGGGTTTTTGATGAGAAAAAACATCATCGTGGTTTTAGTCTCGGTAGAGATTATGCTTAATGCTCTTATCATTCTTTTTGCAGCCCTATCCCATTTTAACAAAGACATAACCGGTTATGTTATGGTGTTTTTTATCATAGCGATGGCAGCGGCTGAGGCTGCGATAGGTTTAACTTTGGTCGTTTTGATTTATAAGAAACTTAAAACCATCTACACGGATGAAATAAACCATTATAAGGGGTAG
- the nuoL gene encoding NADH-quinone oxidoreductase subunit L: MAEHPYELITQFNFWVFLIPFIPLLGSLFTLVFGKRYLKEKAHQIPVLAIFISFLISIKVLFEVVSGKVFDFDLYVWISASDLKVGLGFLVDPLSIVMTTMVLSLSFLIHVYSIGYMYGDPGYYRFFSYISLFTFSMLMLVLSNNVLQLYLGWEAVGLCSYLLIGFWYEKKSAANAAKKAFIVNRVGDFGFALGVFALFYFTGTLYYQEIFTKLPLLSEKYLEFLGLEIHVPFLIAFLLFCGAMGKSAQFPLHTWLPDAMEGPTPVSALIHAATMVTAGVFMVARLHGLFELSPYAMGMVALVGVFTCFMAATIAPTRFDIKRIIAYSTMSQLGYMFMACGVGAFAAGIFHLFTHAYFKALLFLGAGSVIHAVHTNDIRQMGSLRKYMPYTFATFLIGALALAGVPGLSGFFSKDEILAMAYFSQYPWGKLVWGVGLLVAFLTAFYTFRLVFRVFFGEYNGRKDFHPHESPRVMIIPLVLIAVGAVFAGWLGVPHSLGGNPVFLNFLEPVLGHPKTLPIDHHTEYLLMALSVMAAFLGIFLAWVVYLKKSCLQFWLSQKLPSVYRFLYGKWYFDELYDVLFVRSTLWTARWIVNKISDGILIEGAINGTAKLISLAGSGLRIVHSGVVNHYNTFILVGVILYFILYFCLR; encoded by the coding sequence ATGGCAGAACATCCTTATGAGTTGATAACCCAGTTCAATTTTTGGGTTTTTTTGATACCCTTTATACCCCTTTTAGGGAGTCTTTTTACCTTAGTTTTTGGAAAAAGATATTTAAAAGAAAAGGCACACCAGATACCGGTTTTAGCTATTTTTATAAGCTTTTTGATTTCTATTAAGGTTTTATTTGAGGTTGTTTCAGGGAAGGTTTTTGATTTTGACCTTTATGTTTGGATTTCAGCCTCTGATCTAAAAGTGGGTTTGGGTTTTTTGGTTGACCCTCTTTCTATCGTAATGACTACGATGGTTCTTTCACTGTCTTTTCTTATTCATGTTTATTCCATTGGTTATATGTATGGAGATCCTGGTTATTATCGGTTTTTCTCTTACATTTCCCTTTTTACGTTTAGTATGTTGATGTTGGTTCTTTCTAACAATGTCCTTCAACTTTATTTAGGTTGGGAGGCAGTAGGTCTTTGTTCTTATCTTTTGATAGGTTTTTGGTATGAGAAAAAAAGCGCAGCCAACGCAGCTAAAAAGGCTTTTATCGTTAACAGGGTGGGGGATTTTGGATTTGCTCTTGGGGTGTTTGCCCTGTTTTATTTTACCGGGACCCTTTACTACCAAGAGATATTTACAAAGCTTCCTTTGCTTTCTGAAAAGTATTTAGAGTTTTTGGGTTTAGAGATACATGTACCTTTTTTGATAGCCTTTCTACTTTTTTGTGGGGCTATGGGTAAAAGTGCTCAGTTTCCGCTACATACCTGGCTTCCTGATGCGATGGAAGGCCCAACTCCGGTTTCTGCTCTTATCCATGCAGCTACGATGGTTACCGCAGGGGTTTTTATGGTAGCAAGGCTACATGGTCTTTTTGAGCTTTCTCCTTACGCTATGGGGATGGTAGCCTTGGTAGGAGTATTCACCTGCTTTATGGCTGCAACCATAGCCCCTACTAGGTTTGATATAAAGCGGATTATAGCCTATTCTACCATGTCTCAATTAGGATATATGTTTATGGCCTGTGGAGTAGGAGCCTTTGCAGCAGGTATTTTTCACCTTTTTACCCATGCTTACTTTAAAGCCTTGCTTTTCCTTGGTGCAGGAAGTGTGATCCATGCAGTTCATACCAACGACATAAGACAAATGGGGAGCTTAAGAAAATATATGCCCTATACCTTTGCTACTTTTTTGATCGGTGCCTTGGCTTTAGCTGGGGTTCCAGGGCTTTCGGGATTTTTTAGCAAAGACGAAATCCTTGCGATGGCTTATTTTTCTCAATACCCTTGGGGTAAGTTGGTCTGGGGGGTAGGACTTTTGGTAGCCTTTTTAACCGCTTTTTATACCTTTAGGTTGGTTTTTCGGGTGTTTTTTGGAGAATATAACGGTAGAAAGGATTTTCATCCCCATGAGTCTCCAAGGGTCATGATAATCCCTCTGGTTTTAATAGCTGTAGGAGCGGTTTTTGCTGGTTGGTTAGGGGTGCCTCATTCCTTAGGTGGAAACCCGGTGTTTTTAAACTTTTTAGAACCGGTTTTAGGGCACCCTAAAACCTTACCGATAGACCATCATACCGAGTATCTTTTGATGGCCCTTTCAGTAATGGCTGCTTTTTTAGGTATCTTTTTAGCTTGGGTAGTTTATCTTAAAAAATCTTGTCTTCAGTTTTGGTTATCACAAAAATTACCTTCGGTCTATCGGTTTCTTTATGGTAAGTGGTATTTTGATGAACTTTATGATGTACTTTTTGTGCGTTCTACGTTGTGGACAGCAAGATGGATAGTAAATAAGATTTCAGACGGTATTTTGATAGAAGGGGCTATAAACGGCACTGCCAAATTGATAAGCCTTGCAGGTTCTGGTTTAAGGATAGTGCATTCAGGGGTGGTGAATCATTATAATACTTTTATTTTGGTAGGTGTTATTCTTTACTTTATTTTGTATTTTTGTTTAAGATAG
- a CDS encoding NADH-quinone oxidoreductase subunit M, translating into MEFLQNNLLSLILWLPLLGALPIFFLGKNSAHTAKCIALFTMIIDFGLSLLLLFSFDFQNPGFQFVEKRVWIDFLNSYYFLGVDGISILFLPLTALTTLLCITISWNSIKDKVKEFYLALLFTNIAIVGTLCALDLLLFYVFWEAMLIPMYLIIGIWGGPRRIYATLKFFLYTFFGSVFMLIAIVYLFIKFGTFDYTKLLGVVNGGLVEKLLFLGFALAFAIKIPMWPVHTWLPDAHTEAPTAGSVILAGILIKLGAYGFIRFALPMFPNAAQEFAPLLLLLSVIAILYGGLACLAQDDLKRLIAYSSVSHMGFVTLGIFAFNPIAMKGAILQMINHGIVTGALFMCVGIIYDRTHSRAISYYGGLASVMPLYAAIFMIFTLASIGLPGTNGFIGEFLILLGTFFTNKLLVALAALGLIIGAGYMLWLYQRVFFERVNPNLEGLAPLRLNEVLSLLPMLVLVFLIGLYPNLFLDYMTSSIEQLLSNLRF; encoded by the coding sequence ATGGAGTTTTTACAGAATAATTTGCTTTCCTTGATATTATGGCTTCCTTTATTAGGAGCTTTACCTATTTTCTTTTTAGGGAAAAATTCTGCACATACAGCTAAATGTATAGCCCTTTTTACGATGATTATAGATTTCGGCTTATCTCTTTTGCTTCTTTTTTCTTTTGATTTCCAGAATCCTGGGTTTCAGTTTGTAGAAAAAAGAGTTTGGATAGACTTTTTAAACAGCTATTATTTCCTTGGAGTAGACGGGATAAGTATTCTTTTTCTACCCCTTACCGCTCTCACTACTTTACTTTGTATAACCATTTCTTGGAACTCAATCAAAGATAAAGTAAAAGAGTTTTATTTAGCCCTACTTTTTACTAACATAGCCATTGTAGGCACCCTTTGTGCTCTTGATTTACTACTTTTTTATGTTTTTTGGGAGGCTATGCTTATCCCGATGTATCTTATTATCGGTATTTGGGGTGGGCCCAGAAGGATATATGCTACCCTTAAGTTTTTCCTTTATACTTTTTTTGGTTCAGTTTTTATGTTAATCGCTATCGTTTATCTTTTCATTAAGTTTGGCACGTTTGATTATACTAAGCTTTTAGGGGTAGTAAACGGTGGTTTAGTAGAGAAGTTGTTGTTTTTAGGGTTTGCCTTGGCTTTTGCGATTAAAATTCCTATGTGGCCTGTTCACACTTGGTTACCTGATGCCCACACTGAGGCTCCTACTGCAGGTTCGGTTATTTTAGCAGGAATTTTGATTAAACTTGGGGCTTACGGTTTTATCAGATTTGCTTTGCCGATGTTTCCGAACGCAGCCCAAGAGTTTGCCCCATTGTTACTTTTGCTTTCGGTGATAGCCATTCTCTATGGTGGTTTAGCCTGTCTTGCCCAGGATGATTTAAAGAGGCTTATTGCTTATAGCTCGGTTAGTCATATGGGTTTTGTAACCTTGGGAATTTTTGCTTTTAATCCTATAGCTATGAAAGGGGCTATTTTACAGATGATTAACCATGGGATAGTAACCGGGGCTTTGTTTATGTGTGTAGGAATAATATATGACCGCACTCACAGCCGTGCCATCAGTTATTATGGAGGTCTTGCCTCTGTAATGCCTCTTTATGCAGCTATCTTTATGATTTTTACTTTAGCCTCAATAGGTCTTCCAGGGACCAACGGGTTTATAGGCGAATTTTTAATCCTATTAGGGACTTTTTTTACCAATAAACTTTTGGTAGCCCTGGCAGCGTTAGGACTTATTATAGGGGCAGGTTATATGCTTTGGCTTTATCAGAGGGTGTTTTTTGAAAGGGTCAACCCTAATCTTGAAGGGTTAGCCCCTTTAAGACTTAATGAAGTTTTATCCCTTCTTCCGATGCTGGTTTTAGTGTTTTTGATAGGACTTTATCCTAACCTTTTTTTAGACTACATGACATCTTCTATAGAACAGTTGCTAAGCAATTTAAGATTTTAG
- a CDS encoding NADH-quinone oxidoreductase subunit N codes for MTIELNFGVILAELLFLIVVCFIFLFDRIFKNKGYAFWLSLLSFLGAAFLLLIAPFGNFTLSYQSDFFSTVFKFLILSGAFLILILSRNYLIHHPSLNYGEYYGFLLLSLVGAFLMLSSMDLVTMYLAMELMSFPVYLLIALNFAQEKKSLEGAFKYFLAGAIGSVFLLLGMGLVYSFTGSLFFMQIAQSLFSKAANSYMLLGFLFILVGFSIKMSFVPFHMWAPDAYESAPLPITSFIASVVKFVVIACLIKLLLVAFIPLKTQIGQMLIPVILLTILIGNVLAIKQDHLIRMLAFSSIAHAGYAGLGLISGDLIGYSFTLFYLLVYLVMTIGMFSVAVFLANYKKDLLYIPKMAGLSQVSPGISFLTLIFMFSLAGIPPTAGFMGKFYLFLGLIKSGYVWVALLAILFSVIGAYPYLRVLKFIYMEKTEESFSYRWEAGVWFPVSLTAFLILLIGVYPKPWADMVYQTLYFYLTFLFYPY; via the coding sequence ATGACCATAGAACTTAATTTTGGGGTAATCCTGGCTGAACTTCTTTTTTTGATAGTAGTGTGTTTTATTTTCCTTTTTGACCGAATTTTTAAAAACAAGGGATATGCCTTTTGGTTAAGTCTTTTATCTTTTTTGGGAGCAGCCTTTTTACTTCTAATCGCACCTTTTGGCAATTTTACGTTAAGTTATCAAAGTGATTTTTTTTCTACAGTTTTTAAGTTTTTAATCTTGTCTGGTGCTTTTTTAATCCTCATTCTTTCGAGAAACTATCTTATTCATCATCCCAGCCTTAATTATGGAGAGTATTATGGATTTCTTTTGCTTTCTCTGGTAGGTGCTTTTCTTATGCTTTCTTCGATGGACCTGGTTACTATGTATTTAGCGATGGAGCTGATGAGTTTTCCTGTTTATCTTTTGATAGCCTTAAACTTTGCTCAGGAAAAAAAGTCTTTGGAAGGGGCGTTTAAGTATTTTTTAGCTGGAGCTATAGGTTCAGTATTTTTACTTTTAGGGATGGGATTGGTTTATAGCTTTACTGGGTCTTTGTTTTTTATGCAGATAGCCCAGAGTTTGTTTAGTAAAGCAGCTAATTCTTATATGCTTTTAGGTTTTCTGTTTATTTTAGTAGGGTTTTCTATCAAAATGTCCTTTGTGCCTTTTCATATGTGGGCTCCTGATGCCTATGAAAGTGCTCCTTTACCTATCACCTCTTTTATCGCTTCGGTGGTTAAGTTTGTGGTAATAGCCTGTTTGATAAAGCTGTTGTTAGTAGCTTTTATTCCTTTAAAGACACAGATAGGGCAGATGCTTATTCCAGTAATTTTACTTACGATCCTTATCGGGAATGTTTTGGCTATTAAACAAGACCATCTTATACGCATGCTTGCCTTTTCTTCTATCGCCCATGCAGGATACGCTGGTTTAGGGTTGATTAGCGGAGACCTTATAGGCTATAGTTTTACCCTTTTTTATCTTCTGGTTTATCTTGTCATGACCATAGGAATGTTTAGTGTAGCGGTGTTTTTAGCCAACTATAAAAAAGATCTTCTTTATATTCCTAAGATGGCAGGTTTGAGTCAGGTTTCCCCTGGGATTAGTTTTTTAACCTTGATATTTATGTTTTCCTTGGCAGGAATACCTCCTACCGCAGGTTTTATGGGAAAATTTTACCTTTTCCTTGGCTTGATAAAATCAGGTTATGTTTGGGTAGCTCTTTTAGCTATACTTTTTTCAGTTATCGGGGCCTATCCTTATCTTAGGGTTTTAAAGTTTATTTATATGGAAAAGACTGAGGAAAGCTTTTCCTATCGTTGGGAGGCTGGGGTTTGGTTTCCTGTTAGTTTAACCGCCTTTCTTATCCTTTTGATAGGAGTATATCCCAAACCTTGGGCAGATATGGTATACCAAACCCTTTACTTTTATCTTACCTTTCTTTTTTATCCTTACTAA